The Novipirellula caenicola genome segment ACAGACAACCGTGATGACTTCGGCACTCATAATGACCTGCAGGAAACGGGATTCGCATGATTGATTCTGCGTCCCATTGTATCGTCTCAGGAAGACAGGGGTGAGAAAACGCGAGCCTTAAAACAGGGGCAATCACAAGAACCGCATGCCGTGTAAAACCAGCAATCTTGCACGCACTGGGCCGTCCGAAATCATCGCCATGCCATTGCAACACAGCCAACCAAGCTTAGCCTAGCTGGACAATCAAATCGCGCGACCAGTTTATTGAAGCGAGCCGTATACCTCGCAAGCCATTGCGATAGCAGTTGCGAGTTGGCCGAGCGTGGACAATCGATCCACGTATGCGTTGTGCCGCCCGATCACCATCCAGCCTCTTTGATACGGATACGAAATCGGACGAACGACGCAGTTCACAATGTCGCCTTTACTTTGGAAAACTGCAGTCTGGGACATGCCGGTTTCGAAAACGATCTCGGCAACATCGACGCAGTCGTCGGGAGGTGGGGGAATACTTCATCACCGTGAAGGCCACGGCGATGCTAAAACAAGCGTTTTGTATTCGAAATGGGGTGGTCAATCACCGCGGAGTGCTATTGTAACATCGTCGCCGGTCAGCGGGCGGTCGCAGCTGAAATTCTGACATCGATAGAGCGTCGGTTTTCCATCGATCACTTCGCGGTGTTGATTCAGCGAAGCAACTGGGCCCGATTCCGGAGCTTGGCCGATCACCCACGACAACGTAGCATGCGGACGATAGGGACCGAGAAAACGCTTCCGCCAAGCGGCCATGGTCTCGCCATCCGGGACCGCAAGCACCCATTGCTGGTGGTCGTGCAACATCCGGTCCAGCGACGACAATAACGCGGCACAGGCGGCGGCTTGCGTTTTCAAAATCGGTGCCGCCAACTGAAGCGTCCGCTCGGCGGCGTCGCGATAGGTATCGGTCCCGGTCAAGCGTGACAGCTCTAATAAGGCCATCGTTGCTGACGCATTTCCGCTAACCACACTGCCGTCATGCCAATCTTTGGTACGAGCAATCAACGCCTCGGCATCATCAGCCGTGTAGAAGAAACCGCCCACTTCAGAGTCTTCGAAGTGTTTTAATATCGTATCAGCCAGTTTGCTGGCCCGGCCAACCCAGCGAGCTAGCCCTGTCGCTTCGAATAACGCCACGAAGGCTTCGGCGGTGTAGGCATAATCGTCGACGTACGCATCGAGGTGGGCATCGCCTTGGCGAAAAGCATGATACAAACGCCCGCTCTCGGACGTCATTTTTTCGAGCATGAAGGTGGCCGAACGCTCGGCGGTTGCAATGTAATCGGGACGATCAAACACGCCACCAGCGATCGCAAAGGCACGAATCGCCAGTGCATTCCAGCTTGCCAAGATCTTGTCATCGCGTCCGGGACGGACGCGTTGGCTACGCTGTTCACGCAAGCGATCACGATCGATCGCCAACTCCGCTGCTAAATCCGGCACGCCCAGTTCGCTTGCCCAATCCGCGATCGACTTGGGCAGATTGGGAATATTTTTGCCTTCAAAATTGCCTGATTCCGTGATGTCGTAAATCTGACAAAACCGTCCACCGCGTTCACTGCCCAACACCGAGATCACTTCGGCAACGGTCCACACGTAATACTTGCCTTCGACACCTTCACTATCAGCGTCCTCGCTGCAGTGAAAACCACCCGATGGATCGCACATCTCGCGGGCAAGGTAGTCGAGGATCTCTTTGGCCACATCCGCATGCCGCTCGTGTCCGGTCACTTGAAACGCGCGAACGTACACTTCGGCGAGCAACGTATTGTCGTACAACATTTTTTCAAAGTGTGGCACTAACCATCGAGCATCAACACTGTAACGTGCGAATCCACCGCCAATGTGGTCACGGATGCCACCGGCGGCCATCGCATCGAGCGTCAATTCGGCAGCGTTGATCAGCGTTTTGTCGCCCTTGGTTTGCCCTCGCCGCAGCAGCAAATCAAGATCGGTAGCGTGCGGAAATTTTGGTGCCGATCCAAAACCGCCACGTTCTCGATCGAGGACTTTGAGCAAATGGTTCGTCGCGTCGCGAATCACTTCATCGCCGGGCATCGTCGCTGCGGGTTCGCTGACTCCCAATGCCAATTGTCCGAGCGACGACGTGACTTGGGCTGCATGCTGCTGTACTTCGCTGCGACGGTTTTGCCAGGCGTCCGCCAACGCATCGAGGATCTGCGCGAACCCCGGCATGCCTCGCTGAGGCGATGGGGGCCAATAGGTCCCGGCGTAAAAAGGTTGTTTTTGGTGGTTCAGAAACACACTCATCGGCCAACCGCCGCGGCCGGTCATCAGCTGAACCGAATTCATATAGATTTGATCGATGTCGGGACGCTCCTCGCGATCCACTTTGATCGAAACAAAGTATTTGTTCAGGAATTCGGCGATCGCAGCGTTCTCGAAACTTTCGTGTTCCATCACGTGGCACCAGTGACACGCGGCGTAACCGACCGACAAGAACACGGGCAGATCCGCTTGTCGTGCCTTCTCGAACGCTTCCTCACCCCATGGATACCAATCCACCGGATTGTTTTGGTGCTGTAGCAGGTAGGGGCTCAATGAGGATGAAAGACGGTTCATGAGTGAGGCCCCTAGGCTTGTTGTGGAAAAGCGTTCCGCGTTGACTAAACGTCCGTCACAGAGCGGGAAGGTTTGCGAGATCGTTCGCCGGAGGGGCGAAAATGAGGACGCGGCACCGACGGATGTTCCAGTGGCATTTCCGTTTGCTCGGCCATTGCAGCCCGCTGCAGCGGACTCTTCGCAGCGGC includes the following:
- a CDS encoding thioredoxin domain-containing protein; this translates as MNRLSSSLSPYLLQHQNNPVDWYPWGEEAFEKARQADLPVFLSVGYAACHWCHVMEHESFENAAIAEFLNKYFVSIKVDREERPDIDQIYMNSVQLMTGRGGWPMSVFLNHQKQPFYAGTYWPPSPQRGMPGFAQILDALADAWQNRRSEVQQHAAQVTSSLGQLALGVSEPAATMPGDEVIRDATNHLLKVLDRERGGFGSAPKFPHATDLDLLLRRGQTKGDKTLINAAELTLDAMAAGGIRDHIGGGFARYSVDARWLVPHFEKMLYDNTLLAEVYVRAFQVTGHERHADVAKEILDYLAREMCDPSGGFHCSEDADSEGVEGKYYVWTVAEVISVLGSERGGRFCQIYDITESGNFEGKNIPNLPKSIADWASELGVPDLAAELAIDRDRLREQRSQRVRPGRDDKILASWNALAIRAFAIAGGVFDRPDYIATAERSATFMLEKMTSESGRLYHAFRQGDAHLDAYVDDYAYTAEAFVALFEATGLARWVGRASKLADTILKHFEDSEVGGFFYTADDAEALIARTKDWHDGSVVSGNASATMALLELSRLTGTDTYRDAAERTLQLAAPILKTQAAACAALLSSLDRMLHDHQQWVLAVPDGETMAAWRKRFLGPYRPHATLSWVIGQAPESGPVASLNQHREVIDGKPTLYRCQNFSCDRPLTGDDVTIALRGD